A genomic segment from Bacteroidota bacterium encodes:
- the yajC gene encoding preprotein translocase subunit YajC produces the protein MNTILLQAAPASGGGLTQMLFFIPMIAIFYFFMIRPQMKKQKEQKKLIESIGKGDKIVTLGGIQAKIIEVAETSFLIESEGTKLRINKSAVSMEATVALTAPKKEEAKK, from the coding sequence ATGAATACTATTTTATTACAAGCAGCACCTGCTTCAGGCGGAGGATTAACACAAATGTTATTCTTTATTCCAATGATCGCTATTTTTTACTTTTTTATGATTCGCCCTCAAATGAAAAAACAAAAAGAGCAAAAAAAGTTAATCGAATCAATTGGTAAAGGCGATAAAATTGTAACCTTAGGTGGTATACAAGCAAAAATTATTGAAGTAGCTGAAACCAGTTTTTTAATTGAGAGCGAAGGTACTAAGTTACGTATTAACAAAAGTGCAGTAAGCATGGAAGCTACTGTTGCTTTAACGGCTCCTAAAAAAGAAGAAGCTAAAAAATAA
- a CDS encoding DUF3575 domain-containing protein: MMYTKITLVLILILCLGDKPKAQSTQHKKVSQVVSVNLLPILFTSFNVAYERAMFDKWSIAASFNYFENKPIFNSKNATWTGITVDAQRYTNQACQGFYMAPYIKYRNVSYLNNVYYKIDPNNSSNSIYLGQADEYHNQIGGGAKLGYQKISKWGIGFNLFAGAGYYPIHFKTGALEDRFEDVSEFDLRLGLSLAYGF; the protein is encoded by the coding sequence ATGATGTATACTAAAATTACCCTTGTATTGATACTTATTTTATGTTTAGGTGATAAACCCAAAGCCCAATCCACACAACATAAAAAGGTAAGCCAAGTAGTATCGGTGAATTTATTACCCATTTTATTTACCTCTTTCAATGTAGCATACGAAAGAGCCATGTTTGACAAATGGAGTATTGCTGCCAGCTTTAATTACTTTGAAAATAAACCCATTTTCAATAGCAAAAATGCCACTTGGACAGGTATTACTGTTGATGCCCAAAGATATACCAACCAAGCTTGCCAAGGTTTCTATATGGCACCATATATAAAATACAGAAATGTAAGTTATTTAAATAATGTATACTATAAAATAGACCCCAACAATAGTAGCAATTCCATTTATCTAGGCCAAGCTGATGAATACCATAATCAAATAGGAGGAGGTGCTAAATTAGGTTACCAAAAAATAAGTAAATGGGGTATCGGTTTTAATCTATTTGCGGGTGCTGGCTATTATCCCATACATTTTAAAACGGGTGCATTGGAAGACCGTTTTGAAGACGTATCCGAATTTGATTTACGTTTGGGTCTTTCCTTGGCTTACGGGTTTTAA
- a CDS encoding Glu/Leu/Phe/Val dehydrogenase, whose protein sequence is MSDIFSQLQQHDHEQIVFCQDEYTGLKAIIAIHNTVLGPGLGGTRVWNYTSEADAVNDVLRLSRGMTYKASISGLNLGGAKAVIIGDAKTLKTEALMRKFGRFVENLNGKYITAEDVNTTTRDMEYVNMETEHVVGLPESMGGGGDPSPVTAYGVFVGMKAAVKHAFGTDDLAGKKVAIQGLGKVGGHLVEYLHKEGAQLFVTDINEEMLKKYSKEFGATVVKGDEIYGLDVDIFAPCALGAILDSVNINKLKCKVVAGAANNQLADENIHGPMLMEKGIAYAPDFLINAGGLINVYQEHIGYNRETAFSNTEKIYDTTLAIFQKSVKDKVHTQKAATELAEKRIHDMMRVGSTY, encoded by the coding sequence ATGTCGGATATTTTCTCTCAATTGCAACAACACGATCATGAGCAAATAGTATTTTGCCAAGATGAGTACACTGGATTAAAAGCAATTATTGCTATTCATAATACAGTTTTAGGGCCAGGTTTAGGTGGAACGCGCGTATGGAATTATACAAGCGAGGCTGATGCTGTTAACGATGTTTTGCGATTAAGTAGAGGAATGACTTACAAAGCTTCAATCTCAGGATTGAACTTAGGCGGAGCTAAAGCAGTAATTATTGGCGATGCTAAAACTTTAAAAACTGAAGCTTTAATGCGTAAGTTTGGCCGTTTTGTAGAAAATTTAAACGGTAAATATATTACTGCTGAAGATGTGAATACAACTACCCGCGATATGGAGTATGTAAACATGGAAACTGAACACGTGGTGGGTTTACCTGAAAGCATGGGTGGAGGAGGAGATCCTAGTCCGGTAACTGCTTATGGTGTATTTGTAGGGATGAAAGCAGCAGTAAAACATGCTTTTGGAACTGATGATTTAGCAGGTAAAAAAGTAGCTATACAAGGTTTAGGTAAAGTAGGTGGTCATTTAGTAGAGTACTTACACAAAGAAGGTGCTCAATTATTTGTTACTGATATTAACGAGGAAATGCTTAAAAAATATAGCAAAGAGTTTGGTGCTACAGTAGTAAAAGGTGATGAAATATACGGTTTAGATGTAGATATTTTTGCTCCTTGTGCTTTAGGTGCTATTTTAGATTCGGTAAATATTAATAAACTAAAATGTAAAGTAGTAGCTGGTGCGGCCAATAACCAATTAGCTGATGAAAACATTCACGGTCCTATGTTAATGGAAAAAGGTATTGCTTATGCACCTGATTTTTTAATTAATGCAGGTGGTTTAATTAACGTGTACCAAGAGCATATTGGTTACAACCGCGAAACAGCATTTAGTAATACAGAGAAAATTTATGATACTACTTTAGCTATTTTCCAAAAATCAGTAAAAGACAAAGTACATACACAAAAAGCAGCTACTGAATTGGCTGAAAAACGCATTCACGATATGATGCGTGTAGGTTCAACATACTAA
- a CDS encoding type II toxin-antitoxin system HipA family toxin, producing MMNTAFVKIWGELVGAVAWNEATGVAGFEYDTKFKRLGWDLAPLKMPLADTRKEINFPELRKGKNTDYDTFKGLPGLLADVLPDRYGSQLINMWLAQQGRPQDDMNPVEMLCFIGTRGMGALEFEPTTFKENKRTFGIEIESLVDIAQKMLSKKEAFVSNLQKEEENAVMEILKIGTSAGGARPKAVIAYNEKTGEVKSGQTNSPNGFEHWLIKLDGVSDVQLGDSKGYGRVEMAYYNMAKACGIDMMPSKLLEENGRAHFMTKRFDREGGDIKHHIQTFCGIKHFDYNEVTSFSYEQLFQTMRELKLPYPDAEQLFRRMVFNVVARNCDDHTKNFSFRLKKDSKWELAPAYDVCHAYKPDHRWVSQHALSINGKRKDITQDDLLLIGKSINNKKALATIKEISETVSEWKRFANAVNVSPKLRDEIDSTLVLF from the coding sequence ATTATGAATACTGCATTTGTAAAAATATGGGGAGAACTGGTTGGTGCCGTAGCTTGGAATGAAGCTACCGGTGTTGCCGGTTTTGAGTATGATACCAAGTTTAAAAGATTAGGATGGGATTTAGCGCCACTCAAAATGCCTCTTGCTGATACCCGAAAAGAAATAAATTTCCCTGAATTACGAAAAGGTAAAAATACAGACTACGATACTTTTAAAGGGCTTCCCGGCTTACTCGCTGATGTTTTGCCTGACAGGTACGGAAGCCAATTAATTAATATGTGGCTGGCACAGCAAGGCCGTCCGCAAGACGATATGAATCCTGTAGAAATGCTTTGTTTTATTGGTACCAGAGGTATGGGCGCCTTAGAGTTTGAGCCCACCACATTTAAAGAAAATAAGCGGACATTTGGTATTGAAATAGAAAGCTTGGTAGATATTGCACAAAAAATGCTTTCGAAAAAAGAAGCCTTTGTAAGCAATTTGCAAAAGGAAGAAGAAAATGCCGTGATGGAAATATTAAAGATTGGCACATCGGCAGGCGGAGCAAGGCCAAAGGCAGTCATTGCTTATAATGAAAAAACAGGTGAAGTAAAATCCGGGCAAACCAATTCGCCTAATGGATTTGAGCATTGGTTAATAAAACTGGATGGTGTGAGCGATGTGCAGTTGGGCGATAGCAAAGGTTATGGCAGGGTAGAGATGGCTTATTACAATATGGCCAAAGCCTGTGGTATTGACATGATGCCTTCTAAACTGTTAGAAGAAAATGGCAGGGCGCATTTTATGACCAAACGATTTGACAGGGAAGGTGGCGATATAAAACACCATATACAAACTTTTTGTGGTATCAAACATTTTGATTACAATGAAGTAACAAGTTTTAGTTACGAGCAACTGTTTCAAACCATGCGTGAACTGAAGTTGCCCTATCCTGATGCGGAGCAATTATTCAGGCGGATGGTATTTAATGTAGTTGCCAGAAATTGCGATGACCATACTAAAAATTTTTCATTCAGACTAAAAAAGGATAGTAAATGGGAGTTGGCTCCGGCTTACGATGTTTGCCATGCCTACAAACCCGACCACCGATGGGTGAGCCAACATGCACTGAGTATTAATGGCAAAAGAAAAGATATTACGCAAGATGATTTATTGCTTATTGGTAAATCAATAAACAACAAAAAAGCCTTGGCTACCATTAAAGAAATAAGCGAAACTGTTAGTGAATGGAAACGATTTGCCAATGCTGTAAATGTTTCGCCAAAACTGAGGGATGAAATAGATAGTACGCTTGTGCTGTTTTAG
- the dcm gene encoding DNA (cytosine-5-)-methyltransferase, with amino-acid sequence MNKKYSDIKDKLKIEVTKATGNDLAHLTHYFQNHKNGVSKYFKPIATSYLSDLHEKLNIVEEPDFQYYLPIKWDIPFPPQTTPKFKFIDLFAGIGGIRLAFQNLGGKCVFTSEWDTYSKKTYETNFGEVPFGDITKISEKEIPDHDILLGGFPCQPFSIAGVSKKNALGKAHGFLDETQGTLFFDVARIIKYKMPSAFMLENVKNLVSHDKGKTFTIIKETLKELGYSIHFKVLDGQHFVPQHRERIIIVGFNNNIFKGKESFEFPKVGDKKFAIRDILEDEVDPKYTLSDKLWNYLQEYAKKHKAKGNGFGFGLTNLDGISRTMSARYYKDGAEILIPQEGKNPRRLTPRECARLQGFPDSFLIPVSDNQAYKQFGNSVVTPLIQAVGKNIIKEISKINELTKSKEAVH; translated from the coding sequence ATGAACAAAAAGTATTCAGACATAAAGGATAAACTCAAAATTGAAGTAACGAAGGCAACTGGAAACGACTTAGCTCACCTTACGCACTATTTTCAAAATCATAAAAATGGTGTTTCGAAGTATTTCAAACCAATAGCAACAAGTTATTTAAGTGACTTACACGAGAAATTAAATATTGTTGAAGAGCCGGATTTTCAATATTACTTACCAATAAAATGGGACATTCCTTTTCCTCCTCAAACAACACCAAAATTTAAATTTATTGATTTATTTGCAGGAATTGGTGGGATAAGATTGGCTTTTCAAAATCTTGGTGGGAAATGTGTGTTTACAAGTGAATGGGATACTTATTCAAAAAAAACGTATGAAACTAATTTTGGAGAAGTTCCATTTGGAGATATTACAAAAATTTCAGAAAAAGAAATTCCAGACCATGATATTTTACTCGGTGGTTTTCCTTGTCAACCCTTTTCAATAGCAGGAGTTTCAAAGAAAAATGCCTTAGGTAAAGCTCATGGCTTTTTAGATGAAACTCAAGGAACATTATTTTTTGATGTTGCAAGGATTATTAAATATAAAATGCCATCAGCATTTATGTTGGAAAATGTAAAAAATCTTGTATCTCATGATAAAGGAAAAACATTTACAATTATAAAAGAGACTTTAAAAGAGTTGGGATATTCTATTCATTTTAAAGTTTTGGATGGGCAACATTTTGTCCCACAACATAGAGAACGAATAATAATTGTAGGTTTCAATAACAATATTTTTAAAGGAAAAGAATCTTTCGAATTTCCTAAAGTAGGGGATAAAAAATTTGCTATAAGAGACATTTTAGAAGATGAAGTTGATCCTAAATATACTTTATCCGACAAATTATGGAATTACTTACAGGAGTATGCAAAGAAGCACAAAGCAAAGGGTAATGGATTTGGTTTTGGCCTTACCAACCTAGATGGAATTTCAAGAACAATGAGTGCAAGATATTATAAAGATGGCGCAGAGATATTAATACCACAAGAAGGAAAAAATCCAAGACGTTTAACTCCAAGGGAATGTGCAAGACTTCAAGGGTTTCCTGATAGTTTTTTAATTCCTGTTTCAGACAATCAAGCATATAAACAATTTGGAAACTCTGTTGTAACACCTTTGATTCAAGCTGTTGGAAAGAATATTATTAAAGAAATTTCTAAAATCAATGAACTTACAAAATCTAAAGAGGCTGTTCATTGA
- the nusB gene encoding transcription antitermination factor NusB, producing MLFRRFLRIKTFQALYAFKQDESISRAVAQKNLVKSLDKAYDIYIYLLAFIVELKFFVGKELEIHQNKHIPQPDQIAFLNSLYTNSAISAFENDVILQEKIKALKIDWSQSGDFFRQILTELKAIDTIVDAAKDENNQSIFNDKQLLLEIIESLIADSEVFNHKLEEQFLNWEDDEVMVVMAFQKTLSSVKLHKQVEILAGFYNDKSEDTEFVSDLFYKTLQFEDELLLLISSKTQNWDADRIATVDMILMKMAMCEILHFSQIPVKVSINEYLEIAKLYSSPNSHTFMNGVLDKIQLDLRKESKINKTGRGLME from the coding sequence ATGCTATTCAGACGTTTTTTACGCATAAAAACATTTCAGGCCTTATACGCTTTCAAGCAAGATGAAAGTATAAGCAGAGCTGTGGCTCAAAAAAATCTTGTTAAATCGTTAGACAAGGCATACGATATTTATATTTACTTGCTTGCCTTTATTGTTGAGTTAAAATTCTTTGTTGGTAAAGAATTAGAAATTCACCAAAACAAACACATCCCTCAACCAGATCAAATTGCTTTTTTAAATTCACTGTACACCAATAGTGCCATTAGCGCTTTTGAGAACGATGTTATTTTACAGGAAAAGATTAAAGCATTAAAAATAGACTGGAGTCAAAGTGGTGATTTTTTTAGACAAATTTTAACGGAGCTTAAAGCCATAGATACTATTGTAGATGCGGCCAAAGATGAAAACAACCAAAGTATATTTAACGACAAGCAGTTGTTGTTAGAAATAATTGAAAGTTTAATAGCCGACAGCGAAGTATTTAACCATAAACTGGAAGAACAGTTTTTAAACTGGGAAGATGATGAAGTAATGGTAGTAATGGCTTTCCAAAAAACATTATCATCGGTTAAGCTACACAAACAAGTAGAAATATTAGCCGGTTTTTACAATGACAAGTCAGAAGATACGGAGTTTGTATCTGATTTGTTTTATAAAACATTGCAGTTCGAAGATGAGTTATTGCTATTAATCAGCTCTAAAACACAAAATTGGGATGCTGACCGTATAGCTACCGTTGATATGATTTTAATGAAAATGGCAATGTGCGAAATATTGCATTTTAGTCAAATACCGGTTAAAGTAAGTATTAATGAGTATTTAGAGATAGCCAAATTATACAGCAGTCCGAACAGCCATACTTTTATGAATGGTGTATTGGATAAAATTCAATTGGACTTACGCAAAGAAAGCAAAATAAATAAAACGGGTAGAGGCTTAATGGAGTAA
- the coaE gene encoding dephospho-CoA kinase (Dephospho-CoA kinase (CoaE) performs the final step in coenzyme A biosynthesis.), with protein MQKIGITGSIGSGKTIVATIFKELGVPVYNADERAKYLMVSNQAIISRVSELFGAESYDVKGDLNRAHIANLAFNNKELLTQLNQTVHPVVFADFDNWVLEQRTQNHSYILKEAALMFETDSYKGLEKFIVVTAPLELRISRTVKRDNITKEQVEARMNNQWSQEEKLSKAHFEIKNDEAHSLIQQVVELHQRLIQA; from the coding sequence ATGCAAAAAATTGGAATTACAGGTAGTATAGGCAGTGGTAAAACCATTGTGGCTACTATTTTTAAAGAATTGGGCGTACCTGTATACAATGCTGATGAAAGAGCCAAGTACTTAATGGTATCAAACCAAGCTATTATAAGTCGTGTAAGTGAATTGTTTGGAGCAGAGAGCTATGATGTTAAGGGAGATTTAAACAGAGCTCACATAGCCAATTTAGCCTTTAACAATAAAGAATTATTAACCCAGTTAAATCAAACGGTACATCCTGTAGTATTTGCTGATTTTGATAATTGGGTATTAGAACAGCGTACTCAAAACCATTCCTATATTTTAAAAGAAGCTGCCTTGATGTTTGAAACGGATAGCTACAAAGGTTTAGAAAAATTTATAGTGGTAACCGCGCCCTTGGAGCTAAGGATAAGCCGAACGGTTAAGCGCGACAATATAACAAAAGAGCAAGTGGAAGCCCGAATGAACAACCAATGGAGCCAGGAAGAGAAGCTAAGCAAAGCCCATTTTGAAATAAAAAACGATGAAGCTCATTCATTAATTCAGCAAGTGGTGGAGTTACATCAACGTCTTATTCAAGCATAA
- a CDS encoding helix-turn-helix transcriptional regulator codes for MTDKSYTNWNAMSDQSLTETIGAYIKHHRIEQHKTQEELARAAGISRSTLSLLERDGVVALNTFIQVLRALDLLSVMDLFKIDKTPSPLALAKLEQDKRQRVRNTKKDTDNKSDW; via the coding sequence ATGACTGATAAATCATACACAAACTGGAATGCTATGAGCGACCAAAGTCTCACTGAGACCATTGGGGCTTATATAAAACACCATAGAATAGAACAACACAAAACGCAGGAAGAGCTGGCACGTGCAGCCGGTATAAGTCGCTCCACCCTCAGTTTATTGGAACGGGATGGTGTTGTTGCTTTAAATACTTTTATACAAGTATTAAGGGCATTGGATCTATTGTCCGTTATGGATTTATTTAAAATAGATAAAACACCCAGTCCCTTAGCGTTGGCAAAGCTGGAACAAGATAAAAGACAAAGAGTAAGAAATACGAAGAAGGACACCGATAATAAAAGTGACTGGTAA
- a CDS encoding helix-turn-helix transcriptional regulator, producing MDISEKVGIRLKSLRKELNITQEKLAEKADLDTTYISEVENGKRNITIASLQKILLALDQSFVSFFNDKVFE from the coding sequence ATGGACATTTCTGAAAAAGTAGGTATTAGGCTCAAAAGCTTAAGAAAAGAACTGAATATAACTCAGGAAAAACTAGCAGAAAAAGCAGATTTAGATACTACATATATAAGTGAAGTGGAGAATGGTAAACGCAATATTACCATAGCAAGTCTCCAAAAAATTTTGCTTGCCTTAGATCAGTCTTTTGTTTCATTTTTTAATGATAAGGTTTTCGAATAA
- a CDS encoding DUF1015 domain-containing protein → MAIIKPFAALRPARDKAAQVSAPSYDSSLRELSTHEIMRNPYSYLHVVKPYLHFKGEKKNPEKHFPLGLEYLNKFKAEQVLIKENQPCYYIYRLIKGSVAYTTLIATASVDDYNNNNILKHENTLTEKQNELAEHIAFFSGLGNPVLLTYPDNNTIEEVINKVITHHAPEYNFISQDQIKHNLWPVHQVDDVEAIETAFASIDKLYIADGHHRSAGSAAYCEAMRQQVGNYTGTELFNFFPVCLIPFNKLHIFEYHRLVKDESIVNGEDFLNKVSQYFDVIPSGHVPVQPLVKREFGIYFNNDAYVLTLKPAYEKELTGTLAQLDVSIVEEFILKRLFDIHDSKTDKRLSFLDGSRGLLTLQNSVDSGDFDLAITLYPTSIEEVKQIADENLIMPPKSTWIEPKIRTGLIIYETV, encoded by the coding sequence ATGGCAATAATAAAACCCTTTGCAGCATTGCGCCCGGCTAGAGACAAGGCCGCCCAGGTATCGGCTCCTAGTTATGACAGTAGTTTACGTGAACTTTCCACCCACGAAATTATGCGTAACCCTTATAGCTACCTGCATGTAGTAAAGCCGTATTTGCATTTTAAAGGAGAAAAGAAAAACCCTGAAAAGCATTTTCCGTTGGGTTTAGAATATCTCAATAAATTTAAAGCTGAGCAGGTCTTAATCAAAGAAAACCAACCTTGCTATTATATATATCGCTTAATAAAAGGTAGTGTGGCTTATACTACTTTAATTGCAACGGCCTCGGTTGACGATTATAACAACAACAATATATTAAAACACGAAAACACATTAACCGAAAAGCAAAATGAGTTAGCGGAACACATTGCTTTTTTCAGTGGCTTGGGTAATCCGGTATTACTTACTTACCCTGACAACAATACCATTGAAGAAGTAATTAATAAAGTAATTACGCACCATGCTCCTGAATATAATTTTATAAGCCAGGATCAAATAAAACACAATTTATGGCCTGTTCATCAGGTGGATGATGTAGAAGCTATTGAAACTGCTTTCGCAAGTATAGACAAACTATATATTGCGGATGGGCATCACCGCAGTGCCGGATCTGCCGCTTATTGCGAAGCCATGCGCCAACAAGTGGGCAACTATACCGGAACAGAATTATTTAACTTTTTTCCGGTTTGTTTAATTCCGTTTAACAAGCTGCATATTTTTGAATACCATCGTTTGGTGAAGGATGAATCAATTGTAAATGGAGAAGACTTTTTAAATAAAGTAAGCCAATACTTTGATGTTATACCGAGTGGGCATGTGCCTGTACAACCTTTGGTAAAGCGCGAGTTTGGTATATACTTTAACAACGATGCGTATGTGCTTACTTTAAAACCTGCTTACGAGAAAGAACTAACAGGTACTTTGGCGCAATTGGATGTTAGCATTGTAGAAGAATTTATATTGAAACGTTTGTTTGATATACACGATAGCAAAACGGATAAACGTTTGAGTTTTTTAGATGGTAGCCGTGGTTTACTTACCTTACAAAACTCAGTAGATAGTGGCGATTTTGATTTAGCTATTACTTTATACCCAACCAGTATTGAAGAGGTAAAACAGATAGCTGATGAAAACTTGATTATGCCTCCAAAATCAACCTGGATTGAACCCAAAATAAGAACGGGTTTAATTATTTACGAAACGGTTTAA
- a CDS encoding DUF1573 domain-containing protein yields MKKIIIAALILSAIACGNEKGTKQAETDIVNNPASAENPNAQNNNLTEITFDQNMFDFGTIKEGELVNYKFKFKNTGKIPLLISNAVASCGCTVPNWPKEPIMPGQTSEIDVTFNSEGKPNHVEKTVTVTANTSPTNTMLLIKGDVTPKNQ; encoded by the coding sequence ATGAAAAAAATAATCATCGCAGCGCTTATTTTATCAGCCATAGCTTGTGGTAACGAAAAAGGTACTAAACAAGCAGAAACAGATATTGTAAATAACCCGGCAAGTGCAGAAAATCCAAATGCACAAAACAATAATTTAACCGAAATTACATTTGATCAAAACATGTTTGATTTTGGTACGATTAAAGAAGGGGAGTTGGTTAATTATAAATTTAAATTTAAAAATACAGGTAAAATACCCTTGTTAATCAGCAATGCTGTTGCCAGTTGTGGCTGTACAGTGCCTAACTGGCCTAAAGAACCTATTATGCCCGGTCAGACGAGCGAAATAGATGTAACCTTTAACAGCGAAGGCAAACCAAACCATGTAGAAAAAACAGTAACCGTTACAGCCAATACCAGCCCTACCAATACCATGTTATTAATTAAAGGCGATGTAACTCCTAAAAACCAATAA